In Ictalurus punctatus breed USDA103 chromosome 3, Coco_2.0, whole genome shotgun sequence, the following are encoded in one genomic region:
- the mocos gene encoding molybdenum cofactor sulfurase isoform X1: protein MEAHSSEFSRLCTFESFKEIWPYFSFGSEQQELIRRQFSRLKDITYLDHAGTTLFAESQVKMFYEDISRNVYGNPHSLNPSSKMTHDTVERVRYRILEHFNTSPEEYSVIFTPGCTAALKLVADSFPWMSASDEHLGSQFCYLTDNHTSVVGIRGVTGPQGVGTVPVFPQEIEARAKTSQVTVNTQDECLVAHLFCFPAQSNFSGRKYPLSYVRGIQCQQLYPACEHKGRWFVLLDASGFVGCSPLDLKQHPADFVPISFYKMFGFPTGLGALLVRNEVAELLKKKYFGGGTAAAYLVGEDYFVPKSDIVSRFEDGTISFLDIISLHHGFDALHRLTGSMMNIQLHTFGLARYTYIILSCLCHSNAQPVAQIYCDSEFENATDQGAILNFNLLDCYGQVIGYYQVDKMACLFNIHLRTGCFCNTGACQAYLGISNQVVKSNLQILKISRCTLVDSPLRFTPQDFFGFHVGGLGWQDLDVVAGHVCGDNIDLIDGHPTGSVRISFGYMSTFEDCQCLLKFIVDCFVEKPLRLDQKRLARLKSAGTAETSDSNELTSLLTERPMPEMNGLNISPAFVSKTSSQDTIPMEDRNSEEAYTLTNIFIYPIKSCAAFEVTEWPLGTQGLLYDRMWMVVNENGVCLSQKREPKLCLVHPRICLTSKTLCLEASGMDPITLPLEISKERHGQRTCQSKVCGDRVQTVDCGEEVSVWLSEFLGKPCCLIRQSPSFAPDMKMGKGKGSCPPALSLVNEAQFLLINRASVAFLLSRIINRQDSSNNCTSFDMLQLISRFRANLVISGSEPFEEEDWTGVKIEGTHFQMAGKCSRCQMIGIDQTSGTKFQEPLRSLSNWRSGKVTFGVYLNYVLQRSNPYPTLSVGSQVKVNPTGEF from the exons ATGGAGGCGCATTCGAGTGAATTTAGCCGCTTGTGCACGTTTGAGAGCTTTAAGGAAATCTGGCCGTATTTCAGCTTCGGTTCTGAGCAGCAGGAGCTCATCCGCCGTCAATTTTCCAGGCTTAAAG ATATTACCTACCTTGATCATGCGGGGACAACACTCTTTGCTGAATCCCAGGTCAAGATGTTTTATGAGGATATATCCAGGAATGTATACG GTAACCCTCACAGTCTCAATCCCAGCAGTAAGATGACACATGACACAGTGGAGAGGGTCAGATACAG GATACTGGAGCACTTTAACACAAGCCCTGAGGAATACTCCGTCATTTTCACTCCTGGCTGCACAGCAGCTCTTAAATTAGTTGCTGACTCTTTTCCTTGGATGTCTGCTTCTGATGAACATTTAGGAAGTCAATTCTGCTACCTCACTGACAATCACACATCAGTAGTGGGCATTCGAGGGGTAACTGGACCTCAAGGAGTGGGAACAGTGCCTGTCTTTCCTCAGGAAATAGAAGCAAGAGCCAAAACTAGCCAAGTCACAGTGaatacacaggatgaatgcttGGTGGCACatcttttctgttttcctgCCCAGAGCAATTTTTCTGGGCGGAAATATCCACTGAGCTATGTGAGAGGGATTCAATGTCAGCAGCTCTACCCAGCATGTGAGCACAAAGGTCGATGGTTTGTTCTGCTGGATGCTTCTGGTTTTGTTGGCTGCTCACCACTGGACCTGAAGCAACACCCAGCTGACTTTGTGCCCATCTCTTTCTATAAAATGTTTGGATTCCCCACTGGACTTGGAGCCTTGCTGGTGAGGAATGAAGTAGCTGAGCTGTTGAAAAAGAAGTATTTTGGTGGAGGGACAGCAGCAGCTTATCTAGTGGGAGAGGACTACTTTGTACCAAAGTCTGACATAGTTAGCCG ATTTGAAGATGGAACCATTTCATTCCTTGATATTATTTCCCTCCACCATGGGTTTGATGCTCTGCACAGACTGACTG GAAGCATGATGAACATACAGCTTCACACATTTGGCCTAGCTCGTTACACCTACATCATACTGTCTTGCCTATGCCATAGCAATGCACAACCTGTGGCTCAGATCTATTGTGACAGTGAGTTTGAGAATGCAACAGATCAGGGTGCAATCCTCAACTTCAACTTGCTGGACTGTTATGGCCAAGTGATCGGATATTACCAG GTGGACAAAATGGCCTGTCTGTTCAATATTCATTTGCGCACAGGCTGTTTCTGTAATACAGGGGCCTGTCAGGCATATCTGGGCATCAGCAACCAAGTGGTAAAGAGTAACTTACAG atccttaaaATTTCGAGGtgcacgctggtggactctcctcttcggTTCACCCCACAGGATTTCTTTGGGTTTCATGTCGGGGGACTGggatggcaggaccttgatgttgtg GCTGGTCATGTCTGTGGAGATAACATTGACCTGATCGATGGACATCCAACTGGGTCTGTCCGCATATCCTTCGGATATATGTCAACTTTTGAAGACTGTCAGTGTTTATTAAAGTTTATTGTTGACTGCTTTGTGGAAAAACCGCTAAGACTGGACCAAAAGAGACTGGCAAGGTTAAAGTCAGCAGGAACGGCAGAGACCTCAGATTCAAATGAGCTGACCTCATTGCTAACAGAGAGACCTATGCCTGAGATGAATGGCTTAAATATCTCTCCTGCTTTTGTCAGCAAGACCTCGTCACAGGATACTATTCCAATGGAAGATAGGAACAGTGAAGAGGCTTATACATTGACCAATATCTTCATATATCCCATTAAGTCATGTGCTGCATTTGAG GTGACAGAATGGCCTTTAGGCACTCAGGGGCTCTTGTATGACCGCATGTGGATGGTGGTGAATGAGAATGGAGTATGTCTGAGTCAGAAGCGAGAACCCAAACTGTGTCTCGTCCATCCACGCATCTGCCTAACCTCCAAGACATTGTGCCTGGAAGCCTCAG GTATGGATCCTATTACTCTTCCCCTGGAGATCAGTAAAGAAAGGCATGGCCAAAGGACATGTCAAAGCAAAGTCTGTGGTGACAG GGTACAGACTGTTGACTGTGGGGAGGAAGTGTCAGTTTGGTTGTCTGAGTTCCTGGGAAAACCTTGCTGTCTCATTAGACAGAGTCCCAGTTTTGCCCCGGATATGAAAATGGGCAAAGGAAAAG GTTCTTGCCCTCCTGCCCTCTCTCTGGTGAATGAGGCTCAGTTTTTGCTAATTAATAGAGCTAGTGTGGCGTTTCTGCTCAGTCGCATCATCAATAG GCAGGACAGCTCAAATAATTGCACCTCTTTCGACATGCTGCAACTCATCAGTCGTTTTCGGGCGAACCTCGTTATCTCAGGCTCAGAGCCTTTTGAAGAAGAGGACTGGACAGGTGTAAAAATAGAAGGCACACACTTTCAG ATGGCGGGCAAGTGTAGTCGTTGCCAGATGATTGGAATAGATCAGACCTCTGGCACTAAATTCCAGGAACCTCTCAGATCTCTGTCTAATTGGCGGAGTGGAAAG GTCACATTTGGAGTATATTTGAATTACGTTTTACAGAGATCCAATCCATATCCTACTTTATCTGTGGGGTCCCAGGTAAAGGTTAATCCGACAGGTGAATTTTAG
- the zgc:110045 gene encoding poly(rC)-binding protein 3 isoform X2: protein MNMNEKEVALWSEGGLNVTLTIRLLMHGKEVGSIIGKKGETVKKMREESGARINISDGSSTERIVTITGASEVIFKAFAMIAEKFDEDILACMVNSTVSSRPPVTLRLVFPASQCGSLIGKGGSKIKEIRETTGAQVQVAGDLLPESTERAVTISGTPNAITQCVRHICMIMLESPPKGATIPYRPKPSSGGNPTVLSQPHTAPTFAVPAQYTIPPQDLTKLHQLAMQHIPFTSLGQSNPTFPGLDMSVSPSSYELSIPNELIGCIIGRQGTKINEIRQMSGAQIKIASATDGSAVRHVTITGSPASICLAQYLISASFINTYQGM, encoded by the exons ATGAATATGAATGAGAAAGAGGTTGCTTTGTGGTCTGAGGGAGGGCTAAATGTCACTCTCACCATCCGCCTACTAATGCATGGAAAA GAAGTGGGCAGTATCATTGGGAAG AAAGGGGAAACTGTCAAGAAAATGAGAGAAGAG AGTGGAGCACGCATTAATATTTCTGATGGCTCCAGCACAGAACGAATCGTCACCATCACTGGTGCCTCTGAGGTCATCTTCAAAGCTTTTGCCATGATTGCGGAGAAGTTTGATGAG GATATTCTGGCCTGCATGGTGAACAGTACAGTGTCAAGCAGACCTCCTGTCACGCTGCGCCTTGTGTTCCCTGCCAGTCAGTGTGGCTCTCTCATCGGCAAAGGAGGCTCCAAAATCAAAGAGATCAGAGAG ACCACAGGTGCACAGGTGCAGGTAGCTGGAGACTTATTACCGGAGTCTACTGAGAGAGCAGTGACCATCTCTGGCACTCCCAATGCCATCACACAATGTGTGAGACACATCTGCATGATCATGCTggag TCACCGCCTAAAGGAGCAACAATTCCTTATCGGCCCAAGCCATCCTCTGGTGGCAATCCCACAGTTTTATCCCAACCACATACAGCTCCT ACTTTTGCTGTTCCAGCACAGTACACTATTCCTCCCCAAGAC TTGACCAAGCTTCACCAGTTGGCTATGCAGCATATCCCCTTTACCTCCCTTGGGCAGAGCAACCCTACTTTCCCTG GTCTGGATATGTCGGTTTCTCCAAGTTCTTATGAGCTGAGCATACCTAATGAG CTCATAGGCTGCATTATTGGCAGACAAGGCACTAAGATCAATGAAATTCGCCAGATGTCTGGAGCCCAAATCAAGATAGCCAGTGCCACAGATGGCTCAGCAGTACGTCATGTCACCATTACTGGCTCCCCAGCAAGCATCTGCCTGGCCCAATACCTCATCAGTGCCAG CTTTATTAATACTTATCAAGGCATGTGA
- the zgc:110045 gene encoding poly(rC)-binding protein 3 isoform X3 — MNMNEKEVALWSEGGLNVTLTIRLLMHGKEVGSIIGKKGETVKKMREESGARINISDGSSTERIVTITGASEVIFKAFAMIAEKFDEDILACMVNSTVSSRPPVTLRLVFPASQCGSLIGKGGSKIKEIRETTGAQVQVAGDLLPESTERAVTISGTPNAITQCVRHICMIMLESPPKGATIPYRPKPSSGGNPTVLSQPHTAPTFAVPAQYTIPPQDVWICRFLQVLMS; from the exons ATGAATATGAATGAGAAAGAGGTTGCTTTGTGGTCTGAGGGAGGGCTAAATGTCACTCTCACCATCCGCCTACTAATGCATGGAAAA GAAGTGGGCAGTATCATTGGGAAG AAAGGGGAAACTGTCAAGAAAATGAGAGAAGAG AGTGGAGCACGCATTAATATTTCTGATGGCTCCAGCACAGAACGAATCGTCACCATCACTGGTGCCTCTGAGGTCATCTTCAAAGCTTTTGCCATGATTGCGGAGAAGTTTGATGAG GATATTCTGGCCTGCATGGTGAACAGTACAGTGTCAAGCAGACCTCCTGTCACGCTGCGCCTTGTGTTCCCTGCCAGTCAGTGTGGCTCTCTCATCGGCAAAGGAGGCTCCAAAATCAAAGAGATCAGAGAG ACCACAGGTGCACAGGTGCAGGTAGCTGGAGACTTATTACCGGAGTCTACTGAGAGAGCAGTGACCATCTCTGGCACTCCCAATGCCATCACACAATGTGTGAGACACATCTGCATGATCATGCTggag TCACCGCCTAAAGGAGCAACAATTCCTTATCGGCCCAAGCCATCCTCTGGTGGCAATCCCACAGTTTTATCCCAACCACATACAGCTCCT ACTTTTGCTGTTCCAGCACAGTACACTATTCCTCCCCAAGAC GTCTGGATATGTCGGTTTCTCCAAGTTCTTATGAGCTGA
- the mocos gene encoding molybdenum cofactor sulfurase isoform X2: MEAHSSEFSRLCTFESFKEIWPYFSFGSEQQELIRRQFSRLKDITYLDHAGTTLFAESQVKMFYEDISRNVYGNPHSLNPSSKMTHDTVERVRYRILEHFNTSPEEYSVIFTPGCTAALKLVADSFPWMSASDEHLGSQFCYLTDNHTSVVGIRGVTGPQGVGTVPVFPQEIEARAKTSQVTVNTQDECLVAHLFCFPAQSNFSGRKYPLSYVRGIQCQQLYPACEHKGRWFVLLDASGFVGCSPLDLKQHPADFVPISFYKMFGFPTGLGALLVRNEVAELLKKKYFGGGTAAAYLVGEDYFVPKSDIVSRFEDGTISFLDIISLHHGFDALHRLTGSMMNIQLHTFGLARYTYIILSCLCHSNAQPVAQIYCDSEFENATDQGAILNFNLLDCYGQVIGYYQVDKMACLFNIHLRTGCFCNTGACQAYLGISNQVVKSNLQAGHVCGDNIDLIDGHPTGSVRISFGYMSTFEDCQCLLKFIVDCFVEKPLRLDQKRLARLKSAGTAETSDSNELTSLLTERPMPEMNGLNISPAFVSKTSSQDTIPMEDRNSEEAYTLTNIFIYPIKSCAAFEVTEWPLGTQGLLYDRMWMVVNENGVCLSQKREPKLCLVHPRICLTSKTLCLEASGMDPITLPLEISKERHGQRTCQSKVCGDRVQTVDCGEEVSVWLSEFLGKPCCLIRQSPSFAPDMKMGKGKGSCPPALSLVNEAQFLLINRASVAFLLSRIINRQDSSNNCTSFDMLQLISRFRANLVISGSEPFEEEDWTGVKIEGTHFQMAGKCSRCQMIGIDQTSGTKFQEPLRSLSNWRSGKVTFGVYLNYVLQRSNPYPTLSVGSQVKVNPTGEF, from the exons ATGGAGGCGCATTCGAGTGAATTTAGCCGCTTGTGCACGTTTGAGAGCTTTAAGGAAATCTGGCCGTATTTCAGCTTCGGTTCTGAGCAGCAGGAGCTCATCCGCCGTCAATTTTCCAGGCTTAAAG ATATTACCTACCTTGATCATGCGGGGACAACACTCTTTGCTGAATCCCAGGTCAAGATGTTTTATGAGGATATATCCAGGAATGTATACG GTAACCCTCACAGTCTCAATCCCAGCAGTAAGATGACACATGACACAGTGGAGAGGGTCAGATACAG GATACTGGAGCACTTTAACACAAGCCCTGAGGAATACTCCGTCATTTTCACTCCTGGCTGCACAGCAGCTCTTAAATTAGTTGCTGACTCTTTTCCTTGGATGTCTGCTTCTGATGAACATTTAGGAAGTCAATTCTGCTACCTCACTGACAATCACACATCAGTAGTGGGCATTCGAGGGGTAACTGGACCTCAAGGAGTGGGAACAGTGCCTGTCTTTCCTCAGGAAATAGAAGCAAGAGCCAAAACTAGCCAAGTCACAGTGaatacacaggatgaatgcttGGTGGCACatcttttctgttttcctgCCCAGAGCAATTTTTCTGGGCGGAAATATCCACTGAGCTATGTGAGAGGGATTCAATGTCAGCAGCTCTACCCAGCATGTGAGCACAAAGGTCGATGGTTTGTTCTGCTGGATGCTTCTGGTTTTGTTGGCTGCTCACCACTGGACCTGAAGCAACACCCAGCTGACTTTGTGCCCATCTCTTTCTATAAAATGTTTGGATTCCCCACTGGACTTGGAGCCTTGCTGGTGAGGAATGAAGTAGCTGAGCTGTTGAAAAAGAAGTATTTTGGTGGAGGGACAGCAGCAGCTTATCTAGTGGGAGAGGACTACTTTGTACCAAAGTCTGACATAGTTAGCCG ATTTGAAGATGGAACCATTTCATTCCTTGATATTATTTCCCTCCACCATGGGTTTGATGCTCTGCACAGACTGACTG GAAGCATGATGAACATACAGCTTCACACATTTGGCCTAGCTCGTTACACCTACATCATACTGTCTTGCCTATGCCATAGCAATGCACAACCTGTGGCTCAGATCTATTGTGACAGTGAGTTTGAGAATGCAACAGATCAGGGTGCAATCCTCAACTTCAACTTGCTGGACTGTTATGGCCAAGTGATCGGATATTACCAG GTGGACAAAATGGCCTGTCTGTTCAATATTCATTTGCGCACAGGCTGTTTCTGTAATACAGGGGCCTGTCAGGCATATCTGGGCATCAGCAACCAAGTGGTAAAGAGTAACTTACAG GCTGGTCATGTCTGTGGAGATAACATTGACCTGATCGATGGACATCCAACTGGGTCTGTCCGCATATCCTTCGGATATATGTCAACTTTTGAAGACTGTCAGTGTTTATTAAAGTTTATTGTTGACTGCTTTGTGGAAAAACCGCTAAGACTGGACCAAAAGAGACTGGCAAGGTTAAAGTCAGCAGGAACGGCAGAGACCTCAGATTCAAATGAGCTGACCTCATTGCTAACAGAGAGACCTATGCCTGAGATGAATGGCTTAAATATCTCTCCTGCTTTTGTCAGCAAGACCTCGTCACAGGATACTATTCCAATGGAAGATAGGAACAGTGAAGAGGCTTATACATTGACCAATATCTTCATATATCCCATTAAGTCATGTGCTGCATTTGAG GTGACAGAATGGCCTTTAGGCACTCAGGGGCTCTTGTATGACCGCATGTGGATGGTGGTGAATGAGAATGGAGTATGTCTGAGTCAGAAGCGAGAACCCAAACTGTGTCTCGTCCATCCACGCATCTGCCTAACCTCCAAGACATTGTGCCTGGAAGCCTCAG GTATGGATCCTATTACTCTTCCCCTGGAGATCAGTAAAGAAAGGCATGGCCAAAGGACATGTCAAAGCAAAGTCTGTGGTGACAG GGTACAGACTGTTGACTGTGGGGAGGAAGTGTCAGTTTGGTTGTCTGAGTTCCTGGGAAAACCTTGCTGTCTCATTAGACAGAGTCCCAGTTTTGCCCCGGATATGAAAATGGGCAAAGGAAAAG GTTCTTGCCCTCCTGCCCTCTCTCTGGTGAATGAGGCTCAGTTTTTGCTAATTAATAGAGCTAGTGTGGCGTTTCTGCTCAGTCGCATCATCAATAG GCAGGACAGCTCAAATAATTGCACCTCTTTCGACATGCTGCAACTCATCAGTCGTTTTCGGGCGAACCTCGTTATCTCAGGCTCAGAGCCTTTTGAAGAAGAGGACTGGACAGGTGTAAAAATAGAAGGCACACACTTTCAG ATGGCGGGCAAGTGTAGTCGTTGCCAGATGATTGGAATAGATCAGACCTCTGGCACTAAATTCCAGGAACCTCTCAGATCTCTGTCTAATTGGCGGAGTGGAAAG GTCACATTTGGAGTATATTTGAATTACGTTTTACAGAGATCCAATCCATATCCTACTTTATCTGTGGGGTCCCAGGTAAAGGTTAATCCGACAGGTGAATTTTAG